Part of the Cupriavidus basilensis genome is shown below.
AGCGCAACGGCTTCGCCCTCGGTCAGCGATGCCTTCTCGATGGGATCGCGTAGCACTTTGTTGTGCGAACCCGTATCCAGTTCCAAAATGACCAAGGGCGTTTGCGCACTGCCGATCCTGGAGTTCGCCTCCAGCGCCAGATGGTGTCCAGGTACATCTTGCGAGGTCATCCCCGCCATCAGCCATTCCTCTGCCGGCAATCCAGGCAAGTCCACCCGGCCCTTTCGAATTGTGCGGCCCTCTCTTTCCTTGAGCGCCGAGTTGATGCTGTCGCCGCGTTGCAGCAGTGTGGTTGGCTCTCGAATATCGGAGTCCGTCTCCAGAACGACACGCACGTCGATCTTGTCATGCAGCACGAATTGGGTCCAAAGGTTTTCCGTGGCGCCCGCCTTGCCTGGCAGGAACCCACCAAAAAAGCACACCCCGGGCTCGGACGGAATCTCACTTTCCGGTCGGCCACGCACGCGTTTCAGCAGGTCGAATACGAGGGCGCGCAGTTCCGGAACGATGTTCTTGGGAGTGATTAACTTGACAAGCGAGTCGTTGGTCCGATCCGGGTTGGTGTAATCCCACCCCTCCATTTTCATCTTGATCTGAAAGCCCCGGTCCCACTTGTAAGCTTCGATGACCCGGCTGGCTGGATGAGCAAGTACATCACCCCGATGAATGAAATATCGCGTAGCCGCGCCCGATACCTCACCGCTCGCATACAGAAACGGGTAAGCATCGGCACTCCTGGTGCCCTTCAACGCCGCCTCGCGGGAGGCGGCCTCCCGCTGAAACTGATCCTCCGGCATCGCCGTCACCTCAATAGGAACCCGGTCCACCGTGATGCCGCCAAACACAAAGACATCGGCAGGCATGTCGATCAGGTAGCGTCCCACGCAGCGCGGACTGAGATTGGCTGTCAGTTCGTTCACGGTTTTGTTCTCCTCTTGCGTTAATGGCTTGGGCCGATTGCAGGCTGTCAGGCATAGCGCGAGACAGGCGATGGCCAACGTGGTTGCGCTCCTCATGGCTTGTCCGACATCAGAAACCGTTCGGACGCGGGCGCAAGGTTCGCGAGACCGCGTCCCAGAGCGCAACGGCTTCGCCCTCGGTCAGCGATGCCTTTTCGATAGGATCGCGTAGCACTTTGTTGTGCGAACCCGTATCCAGTTCCAAAATGACCAAGGGCGTTTGCGCACTGCCAATCCTGGAGTTCGCCTCCAGCGCCAGATGGTGTCCAGGCACATCTCGCGTGGTGATTCCCGCCATCAGCCATTCCTCTGCCGGCAATCCAGGCAAGTCCACCGGGCCCTTTCGAATTGTGCGGCCCTCGCTTTCCTTGAGCGCCGCGTTGATGCTGTCGCCGCGTTGCAGCAGCGTCGTTGGCTCTCGAATATCGGAACTCGTCTCCAGGCCGACACTCACGTCGATCCTGTCATGCAGCACGAATTGGGTCCAAAGGTTTTCCGTGGCACCTGCCTTACCCGGCAGGAACCCACCAAAAAAACACACTCCGGGTTCGGACGGAATCTCACTTTCCGGTCGGCCACGCACCCGTTTCAGCAGGTCGAATACGAGGGCACGCAGTTCCGGAACGATGTTCTTGGGAGTGATTAACTCGACAAGCGAGTCGCTGGTTTGATCCGGGTTGGTGTAATCCCACCCTTTTGTCTGCATCTTGATCTGGAAACCTCGATCCCACTTGTAAGCCTCGATAACTCGTCTACTTGGATCGGCAAGAACATCGCCTCGATGAATGAAATATCGCGTTGCCGCGCCCGATACCTCACCGCTTGCATACAGAAACGGGTAAGCATCGGCACTCCTGGTGCCCTTCAACTCCGCCTCGCGCGAGGCGGCCTCCCGCTGAAACTGATCCTCCGGCATCGCCGTCACCTCAATAGGAACCCGGTCCACCGTGATGCCTCCAAACACAAAGACATCGGCAGGCATGTCGATCAGGTAGCGTCCCACGCAGCGCGGACTGAGATTGGCTGTCAGTTCGTTCACGGTTTTGTTCTCCTCTTGCGTTAATGGCTTGGGCCGATTGCAGGCTGTCAGGCATAGCGCGAGACAGGCGATGGCCACCGTGGTTGCTCTTTTCATGACTTGTAGGCCATCGAGGTCTTCGCAACGCCACAGGCAATCTTGGTGATCGCCCAAAGGGCAAAGAGCTGTTGCGGCCTGTTCTTGTACGCACCTTCGTGATCGACGCCCGGATATGGCACACAAGCCTTGACTCGTCGGCCCGGGGCGGCGCCGGATCGGATTGGCACCGTGCCATCCCCATTCTCGGCGGCATCCTTCAACAGGAAGCCTGTCGCCAACGGTCTGCCGCCAGTGTGCTGGTGCACTGTCTGTTCGCCCCTTCCCAAATCCTGCAAGACCCGTCCGGCCGCGAGATCGTCAACTTTGGGATACGCATCGAACAGCCGGAGAGCACTGGAGATCCTCCGCTCCCAGACCACGTCGCCCCAGGTTTTATGACTCGGATCGTCCCCGTAGAACGCATATGTGGTTGCGTGGTACTTTCTGCTGATTTTTGTCTGGAATTTTTCTACTTCGTCCCGAATCAAATCCACAAATCCGATCCAGTCCCGCTCAATCGTCGCCTTCTTCGGGTCCAGCGGGTTGATAAGCTTGTCGTCGCACAAGCCCCACCACTTGCCGCGCACGGTATAGATCTCCTTGTACGGGTCTGCCTTGGGCAAGCCGACCGTATTGTTGCCGTCCTTGAGCTGGAGCCAACCCATCCCGTACTCCGGGCTGGGCAGCAATTGCAGGGGCCCGGGTGATTGGGCGAACACGGCAGTCATTTCCGCGGCATTGACGCCCAAGGCGATCCCAGCCGGCATCTCCGTGCCTGCCTTCACCCGTTTATAGGCTGTAGCGGATCCTGTGGCAGGCATGACGCCGTGCAGGACCCCCAGCACATGCTTGCTCCCGCCCATCATTTCGGAGTAGTAGCGAGAAACCAGGCCCCCCATCGAATGCGTCACGATGATCACGTAGTCGCACATATAGCCCTTGCTCCGGTAGTACGCCATGAACTCCTGGATCTTCCCGTCCAATCGCTTTGCGGACTCCGCATTCGACTGGAGCCAGTTGTAACCTACGGCATGCAAAGGGAGCTGGTATTTATAGGAGAGTGCGACCTCATCGTGAGTGAGTAACTCGACGCCGGGTGCATTTGCCACAAGGGTCTTCATCAGCCGCGCACGCTCGCCCGTCTTGCACTGATCGGCATCGTTGAGCGCATTCTCGAGCCAGGGTAGGAACGTGCCATAGCTCATGAAGCCGACCTCACCCCACCCGCGGCGCTTCAGTTCGGCATCGTTCTGGTGTGTGCCTTGCGGGATGGCGCCACCGGCATAGACCTGGGTTTTCTTGGGATCAAGTACCCGCTTTCGCTTATCCGGACCGCGGATCGCCCACGCCTTTGACACACTCCCCTTCCCGTTTACGAGCCACACGTGTTTTCCGTCACTACCCATCAAGTTCGTGCCCATCACACCCGGCACAAAGATCACGGGTATGACCCTGTCGGGCACCATGTGACATACGGCAATGCTGTCGTCGGACGGCGACATGACGGACGAGTAATGCACCGATCCATCATCAGCTATAGCGGGTGGGATAACGCGTTCAACGGTGGCCATACGAAGTTGCTCCGGTTTGCTTCTGCGTGGTTGTGGTTGTGGTTGTGGTTGTGAAGGTGCACTGCATGCCGACAGCCATTCACTCCGGATCGATGCGCAGGCGCAGTCCATCCACGAAAAGACTCTTCTGCAGACCGGTCTTCCCTTCGGCATCGGTGGTGCCACGAATCACACTGCCGTCTTCGCGAATGATGGAGAACGCGCGATTGCTGACGGGCCGGCCATCGAAGGGCCATTTGAGCGCGTATTGCTCGTCAAAATCGGCGTGCTTCCACGTATTCATCGATTCAGCGAGCGAAGCCGGCCCCTGACGGCTGAACGCAGCCGATTTGATGGTCCGGTCCCCGCGCGTGCCGTCCTCGATGCCCGTGGACGACAAGCGAAGATAGGAGCCGCCACACTTGAGCAGCAGCTCCTCCCTGGCCTCGATCACGACGCGCCCGTTTGCACTGCTGATCGTCATGTTCTTATCCGACAGCAAGCGCATCTCGTCGCTCTGTGCCTGGATCTCGACCTTGCCCTTTGCCGCAAACAGCTTGATGCCGAGCTTCTGCGCGAACATGGATATCCGTTCGCCTGCCGCAACCGTGAAACGCTTGAGCACGCTGATGTCGGCATGGCCGCCAGCGGTGGCGATCAGGTTCTGGGCAGCCGTCAGTTGCAAATCGGAGCCCGAGGCCAGCGCGATGCCCGCCGGTGCGCTGACCAGTATCCCGGCCTTGTTCAGCGCCGTCAGCGTATCGCTGAGCAGGGCTTTCTGCCTGTTGTAGTCCGCGGCCACCGCTTGCGCCGCATTGGCAGCCGAGGCCAGCGCTTCGCTCAGCTGGAGGGCTTGTTGCAGCAGGTTCTGCGCAGCTTCCATATCGAGCTGCTGACCACCGGCATTCGGCTGGTCATCCGCCGAAATGAACACCCCCTTGCCACCCCGGATCGCACCCCAGCCAGAGGTGCGCAGCTCAAAGCCTTCACCGCACTTCTGGCGTTTGGCCGTGACCATATGCCCCAGGGTCAGCTGGCTTTTGCCCGAATGCTCAGTGGAAATATGGACGTGTTCCTCGTCCTCCCAGTCTTCAATCTGGAATTTGCTGCGGCTCTGCGTCTCGATCAGATTGCGCGACTGCCACCGGTCCTGCGTGGTAATCAGGTCCTCCTGCCGGCTGTTATGCAGCGCGTGCGCGATATAGGGCTTGTTCGGGTTGCCGTCGCGAAAGGCAATGGCGACTTCGGTGCCGTCGATGAGCGGGAAGTGGAACCCGGTTTGCAGGCCGCCGGCAAACGGCTTTGCCAGGGGGATGGCCGCACTTTCCATGCCCTTGGGCCACGGCTCAAAATCAAAATCGAAGCGGACGATGTAGTGGCCCGCCTTGGTCAGGTACGCGTGCTTGTATTGGTTGGGCGAGGTGATGCGCGCGCTCAGCGTGCCCGTTATCTTCGGCCAGTTTTCCTCGTCCAGCGGCAGGCGAAAGCGCCGGTCCGACGGGATGGCCTTGTAAGTGTTGCGGTAAGCCGCATCACGCCCCCCGGTGTGGATGACTTCGATGATGACCTGCCCGTTGGGGGCTTCGGCCAATGGCTCATCCATGCGCAGGATGCGGCCGGAGTGCGTGCTGAGCACGTTGCTCTCGCCCGCATAGATCAGCTGGCCGGCCAGCAGGGCCTCGTGGCGCAGTTGCGCCTCCCACTTCGCCTCGGCCGTGTCCAGATGATGCGTGCCGTAGATATACTGCTGGCCGTAGGTTGTCTTGTCTTTGCGCGCGACGTTGGCCTCGCCCTTGATGGGTTCCCACGCCTGATCCGGGTTGTAGTCGGCGACCAGGACCGATTCGGGCACGGTCTTGGCGTGCACCTGGATGTCGGATACCGCCTCGATGCCGGCTTCCAGCCCGGCGGTCTCGCGATAGGGCACGCGCAGCTCTGGCAGGTAGACGTAGTGGTCGATGTCGTCGCCGAAGACGATCATCTCGCCGAACTTTCCCGGGACGAAGTAGCAATACAGCCCCTCCTGGCGCATCAGCAACTGGACATATTCCCAGTCGGATAGCTGGTACTGGAAGCGGAACTTGTGCTGGGTGTACTTGCGGCGCAGCCTGAGGCGAAACTGGTGGCCCCGGAGCTCGTGCCGGCGCAGGATGGCCTCGATGATCTCGGGGGCCGTCTTGTTCTGGTAGATGCGCGTGGTCCGCACGAGTTCGAGCCGCGCGGCCAGTGGCCGGAGCACGATCTCGTAGGCGAAGAAATCGCGCGTGCGCTTCGTGCGCGAGAACGCCGAGATCCACCCCGCGAAGCGGCGCGGTTCGCTACCGTCGCCGGGGTCAATCACGAAGGTGGCATCCCGATTGAGGTATTCGGCGCGGTCGAGTTCCAGCGGGTGGGTTAGCCGGATGGTGACGGTGTAGAGCTCTCCCAATCGCTCGACCGCCTCGAACGACACCATCGACAGCTCGGCCGCGCTGGCCGCGCGGGGGACGTCCAGATGGTAGGCCTGGCGCCTGGGCAGCCTTGCGCCGTAGGCATCGTATGCATCGAATTCGTCGATAGCGCCCATGTCTTCTCCGTTGTCAGCTTGATCGACCCTGACGCAGGACTCTAAACGGATTCTTTTATGCCATAAATATCATGATTGTAATTTCGCAAAAAATATCACTTTTAGCGTAAATTCGTACTCGTCCTATTTATCTCAACGGGCATCCATGCTATGGATCGCGGCGGCACGCCTTACGGATCGCGTACGGATCGTTGTTGCGAGCACTGGGAATGCGTTGAACCATGCGCCTGGCCCGCTGTGGGCACGGTGCCTGTTGCCGCGGGCGACCGGGCGGTACCCCACATTGCCGTCATCATCACAATCGCCCCAATCTCTGCAATAGGGCTACACTGAAAACGAGACAACCCTCCGGAGCGCCATGATGGACGCCGATGGCCCTCAACGCACCTTTCGCGGTCTTCCTCTGACCCCGGAACAGGATGCGGAAGTCAGGCACTACATCAAGAGGAAAAAGCAGCGCAGTGCGCCATGGGATACACCTGAGCTGGCCGCCATGCTTGCGGACATGCTGAGGCCGCCAAGCTTTGAGGACGAGGACTTCGAATCCCCCGCCGAAGAAGCCAACGCGGACGCCGAGCGCGCGGCGGCTTCGGTGGACGAGGCCATGGATCCGATCGAGGCCGGCGAGGAGCGGATGGCGGCCTGGGAAGCCGAGATGATGAAGGGCCCCAAGCATTGACGTGCAGGTGCCGCGTGCGCATTGCGCGCTCCATGATCCGGAACGCGCACAAATGAAGAGAAAAGAGAAAAGAGAAGAGAAGAGAAGACAGCCCCCAGTGCAACGACTGGAACACAAGAATAAAGGGCATAGCATGGCGACCGTCGCGACATTCGACATCGAGTACACGCAGTTTCTCGATCCACAAGGTGAGCCGACCCAAGCGCTGCCTGCATTTGCGCTCGATCCCGAGGCTCTTCTCCCGCTCTACCGGGCCATGGTGCTCACCCGCCAGTTCGACCTCAAGGCCATTGCGCTGCAGCGCACCGGCCAGATCGGCACGTTCGCCTCGGCGCTTGGCCAGGAGGCCGTCGGCGTCGGCGTTGCCAGCGCCATGCGCGCGCAAGACGTGCTCGTGCCGTCCTACCGCGATCACGCCGCGCAGTTCCAGCGTGGGGTCTCCATGACCGAGAGCCTACTGTATTGGGGTGGCGACGAGCGCGGCAATGCGTTCGCGGCGGCGCCGCATGATTTTGCGAACTGCGTGCCCATCGGCAACCAGGTCTGCCACGCCGCCGGCATCGCCTACGCGATGAAGCTGCGCCGCGAGCCGCGCGCCACGGTCTGCCTGCTCGGGGACGGCGGCACGTCGAAAGGCGATTTCTACGAAGGCATGAATATGGCGGGCGCCTGGCATGCGCCGCTTGTGCTGGTCGTCAACAACAACCAGTGGGCGATCTCCATGCCGCGCAGCCAGCAGACCGCCGCGCGCACGCTCGCGCAAAAGGCCATCGCGGCCGGTATCCCTGGCCTGCAGGTGGATGGCAACGATGTCGTGGCAGTGCGCCAGGTCACGCTCGACGCGCTGGAACGGGCGCGCGGCGGCGGCGGCGCCACGCTGATCGAAGCGATCACCTACCGGCTTGGCGACCACACCACGGCGGACGATGCCTCGCGCTACCGCGACAGCGAACAGGTCAGGCAGCACTGGCTGCTGGAGCCGGTGGCCAGGCTGCGCAACTATCTGCTGCGCCTTGGCGCCTGGGATGCGCCACGCGAAGACGCGCTTGCCAAGGATTGCGCGGCGCAAGTGGCGGCCGCGGTGCAGGCCTACCTGGCAACGCCCCTGCCGGAGACGGCGGCGATGTTCGATTGCCTGTATGCCAGCCTGCCCAAGGCACTGGCGGGGCAAGTGGCCACCGCGCATCGCTTTGCCCCGGGGGCCCAGGACAAGGGCAAGGACAAGGACAACGAGAGCGAGCAGGATCATGGCTGAAATCAATCTGGTCGAAGCCGTCAACCAGGCGCTGGGCCATGCGCTGGCACACGACCCGCGCGTGGTGCTGCTGGGTGAGGACATTGGCGTGAATGGCGGCGTGTTCCGCGCCACGGCGGGGCTGCAAGCCCGTTTTGGCGCCGAGCGCGTGATCGATACGCCGCTGGCCGAGTCCGGTATCGCCGGGGCTGCGATCGGCATGGCGGCAATGGGGCTGGCGCCCGTGGCGGAAATCCAGTTCACCGGTTTTATCTACCCGGCCATCGACCACATCATCAATCATGCCGGCCGCCTGCGTCACCGCACGCGCGGCAGGCTGAGCTGCCCGATGGTGCTGCGCTCGCCTTATGGCGCCGGCATCCATGCGCCGGAGCATCACTCCGAAAGCCCCGAGGCGATGTTTGCCCATATCCCCGGCATCCGGGTGGTCATACCGTCCACCCCGGCGCGCGCCTACGGCCTGCTGCTGGCGGCCATGCGCGACCCGGACCCGGTGGTGTTCCTCGAACCCACCCGGCTATACCGCCTGTTCCGCGAGGAAGTACCGGACAACGGCGAGGCGCTACCGCTCGATACCTGCTTCACGCTGCGCGACGGCGACGACATCACGCTGGTGAGCTGGGGGGCGATGCTGCAAGAGACGCAGGCGGCGGCTGACCTGCTGCTGGACGAAGGCATCGCCGCCGCCGTCATCGACGTCGCCACGCTCAAGCCGCTCGACATGGACACCATACTGGAATCGGTCGCCAGGACAGGCCGCTGCGTCATCGTCCACGAGGCGCCCCGCAGCGCCGGCTTCGGTGCCGAGATCGCGGCGAACCTTGCCGATGCGGGGCTGTACTCGCTGGCCGCGCCGGTGCAGCGCGTCACCGGCTACGACACCGTGGTGCCGATGGCCAGGCTCGAGTACACGTACCTGCCCAGCGTGGCGCGGATTGCCGACGCGGCCCGCAAGGCCATGGCCGCCTGACGTTTTTTCCCGGGAGCGTTGATGAAGATCTTCAAGTTGCCCGACCTGGGCGAAGGCCTGCAGGAGGCCGAGATCACCGAATGGCACGTCAAACCCGGTGACACGGTGGCGGCCGACCAGCCGCTGGTTTCGGTCGAGACCGCCAAGGCGATCGTCGAGATACCGTCGCCCTACGCCGGGCAGGTCGCCAAGCTGTTTGCCCAGCCGGGCGAGATCGTGCACCTTGGCGCGCCGCTGGCGGGCTTCGAAGGCGCCGGCGGGCAAGAAGACGCGGGCGCGGTGGTGGGCGATGTCAAAGTCGGCACGCAGGTGGTCGCGGAAGCGCCCGCCGCCCTGTCCCGTGGCGGCGGCGCGGTGCGGGCCGTGCCGGCCGTGCGCGCCCTGGCGCGCCAGCTCGACGTGGACCTGGCGATGGTCACCCCAACGGGCGCGGACGGCATCATCAGCGCCGCCGATGTGCGCCGCGTCGCCGCGACGCTGGCGGACCTGGGGCCACCGGAAGTCCTGCGCGGCGTGCGGCGCGCCATGGCGCTGAACATGGCGCGCGCCCAAAGCGAGGTCGCCGCGGCGACCGTGATCGACGACGCCGATATCCATGCCTGGGCGCCCGGCACCGACACCACCATCCGGCTGGTGCGCGCACTGGTTGCGGGCTGCCGCGCCGAGCCCGGCCTCAACGCCTGGTATGAAAGCCAGACCGGGCGCCGCCATGTGCCGGCGCGCATCGACGTGGGGATTGCGGTCGACCTGCCCGAAGGCCTGTTCGTGCCGGTGCTGCGCGATACCGGCAAGCGTGACGCGGCAGACCTGCGGCGCGGCCTGGACCGCATGCGCGCGGATGTGCGCGCGCGCACGATCGCCCCCGAGGAGATGCGCGGCAACACCATCACGCTGTCCAACTTCGGCATGATCGCCGGCAAGTACGCGGCGCCGATCGTGGTGCCGCCAACCGTGGCCATTCTGGGCGCCGGCCGTATCCACGATGCCGTGGTTGCGGCCGGCGGCATGCCCGTCGTGCACCGGATCCTGCCGCTGAGCCTGACCTTCGATCATCGGGTGGTCACAGGCGGCGAGGCCGCGCGCTTCCTCGCCGCAGTGATCGCGGACCTGGCGCTGGCGGCCTAAGTCCTGACATCGCAGCAGGCGAGCGCGTGGGCGCTTTACTCCGCGCGGATCCTGGCTTCGGCCACGATCTTGGCGGAGCGCTCCATGTCCTCCTTCTCGAAGCGGGCGAAGTCTTCCGGCGTGCCTGGCGAGAGCAGGTAGCCCTGCTCGGCCAGCCTGCCGCGCAGCTCGGACGCCAGCGCCTTGTTGACCTCGGCGTTGAGCCGCCTGGTCACATCGGCCGGCAGCTTGGCCGGACCCCACAGGCCATACCACGAGTAGAACTCATAGCCCGGCACCGTCTCGCCAACGGTCGGCACGTCGGGCATGGAAGGCAGCCTGTCCTTGGAGGTCACCGCGACCACGCGCACCATGCCGCTCTTGTGATAGGACAAGGCGCCGAGCACGGGATCGATAAAGCCATCGATGGCGCCACCGATCAGGTCCTGGTAAGCGGGCGCGGAGCCCTTGTACGGCACCACCAGGTAGTCGATCTTGCCTGCCCGCTTGAGCAGCTCCGTGGACAAATGCCCCGCGGACGCCTGCGAGCCAATCGCGAACGACATCTTGCCGGGATGCGCCTGCGCGTAGGCGATCAGCTCCTTGATGTTCTTCACCGGCAGGTTCTTGTTGACGCTGACCGCCAGCGGCCCCTTGCCGACCAGCGCGATCGGCACGAAATCCTTGATCACGTCGTAAGGCGACGATCTCAGGGTCATGGGCGTGGTGGTGAAGGTGGAGGCGCTGAACAGCAGCGTGTAGCCGTCCGCCGTGCCCTTGGCCACCGCGTCGGCGCCGATGATGCCCTGGCCGCCGGGCCGGTTGTCGACGATAAAGCTCTGGCCGGTTTGCTCGGAGAGCTTTTGCGCCAGCATGCGGCCGACGGTGTCGGTGGGGCCGCCGGGCGGGAACGGAATGATGACGCGCACGGCTTTGTTGGGGTAACCCTGCGCGAAAGCGCTGGCGGCCGCGCAGGCCAGCAACGCGCCGGCGGCACTGCGGAAAATCCGGTGGAACAGCATGGTTTGTCTCCTGTCTCGACTGCAGGTGCGCTCCTTGGAGGGGCGCGCTTATTTCTTGTCCGTTTTCTTGCCCGTTTTCTTGTCCGTTCTCAAGGCTGCGCCAGCGCCGACATCTGCGCATACAGATCCGCCTTGCCCTCAAACCCGATGCCTGGCAGCTCCGGCATGGTGATATGGCCGTCGATCACCTTCACGCCATCGGGGAAGCCGCCGTAAGGCTGGAACAGGTCGGGGTAGCTCTCGTTGCCGCCCAGGCCCAGGCCGGCGGCGATATTGAGCGACATCTGATGGCCACCGTGCGGGATGCAGCGGCTTGGCGACCAGCCAAAGGTCTTCAGCACTTCCAGCGTGCGCTCGTACTCCACCAGCCCGTAGGACAGCGCGCAGTCGAACTGCAGGTAGTCGCGGTCCGGGCGCATGGCGCCGTAGCGGATCAGGTTGCGGGCGTCCTGGTGGCTGAACAGGTTTTCGCCGGTGGCCATGGCGCCGGGGTAGTACTCGGCAAGCGTGGCCTGCAGGTGGTAGTCCAGCGGATCGCCGGCTTCCTCGTACCAGAACAGCGGATAGTCGCGCAGCATCTTGGCGTAGGCGATGGCGGTGTCCAGGTCAAAGCGGCCGTTGGCGTCCACGGCGAGCTGCGCGTCCGGGCCGATTTCCTGCAGCACGGCCTCGATGCGCGCGCTGTCTTCCTCCAGGCTGGCGCCGCCGATCTTCATCTTGACCACGTTGTAGCCGCGCTTCAGGTAGGAGCGCATCTCGGCGCGCAGCGCGCCGAGGTCCTTGCCCGGATAGTAATAACCGCCGGCGGCATAGACGAACACGCGCGGGTTGGCGCTGACGCCGTGGCGCTCGGCCAGCAACTGGAACAGCGGCACGCCGGCGATCTTGGACACCGCGTCCCACACCGCCATATCGATGGTGCCGACCGCGACCGAGCGCTCGCCATGACCGCCCGGTTTCTCATTGGACATGGTGGCGGCCCACACGCGGTTGGGGTCAAGGTTGGTGCCGGCGTCGTCCAGCAGCGAAGCCGGATCGGCCGCCAGGATACGCGGCGCAAAACGCTCGCGGATCAGGCCGCCCTGGCCGTAGCGGCCATTGGAGTTGAAGCCGTAGCCAATCACGCGCTTGCCGTCGCGAAACGCGTCGGTCACCACGGCGACGAGGCTGCTCGTCATCTTCGAGAAATCGATATAGGCATTGCGGATGGGCGACGAAATCGGCTTCGTCACTTCGCGGATGTCAATGATGCGCACGGACATGGCTTGTCTCCAGTGTTCTAGTGTTCCGGTATTCCGGTGTTCCGGTATTCCGGTATTCCGATGTATTTCGGTATTCCGATGTATTTCGGTGTCTTTCGGTAATCAGCGAATCAGGCGGTTCGATACGTCGGCTGGCGGCGCTACAGCGAAGCGCCGCCGCAAATCAGGATCTGCTGCCCGGTGATGGCGCCGGCATCCGGCCCGAGCAGGAAGCTCACCATCCCAGCCACTTCATCGGGCCGGATAAAGCGCCCGATCGGCGGCGTGCGCGGGGGCGTGCCCTTGCGGCCCGGGTCGTTCAGCATCGGGGTCTCGGTGGCGCCCGGCGCCACCACATTGACGGTGATGCCGCGTGGCGCCAGCTCCGCGGCCCAGGAGCGCGCCATGCCCACCACCGCCGCCTTGGTCGCGGCGTACTGGCTGCGCCCTGGCGCGCCCGCCGCGGTGCGGCTGCCGATCAGCACGATGCGCGCGCCATCCGGCAGCGTTGGCATCAGCGCGTTGGCCAGCACGCAGGCGGCTTGCACATGGATACGCCACATGCCCTCGCCGTCCTCGGGGTTCAGCTCGCCGAGCACCGCCGTGCGCATGAATCCCGCGGCATGGACGATGGCGTCGACCTGGGGCAACGTGGCCACGGCGGCGGCAAGCTTTGCGGCATCGGTCAGGTCGACTTCGATCCCGTTGAAGCCTGCTACGCTGGGTGCCGGCGAGCGGTCCAGCCCGGTCACCGTCCAGCCCGCCGACAGCAGCCGCCGGGTAATGGCCGCGCCGATACCGGAGCTGGCGCCGGTGACCAGGGCGTGCCTGGTCCGCGCCGCGGGCGTGTCGTCGTCTTGCATGGATTGGCTCATCAAAGCCCCTTTGGATTGCATGGCCGGCGGCTTGGCCCCGGCACGCTGGCC
Proteins encoded:
- a CDS encoding SDR family NAD(P)-dependent oxidoreductase; the encoded protein is MQDDDTPAARTRHALVTGASSGIGAAITRRLLSAGWTVTGLDRSPAPSVAGFNGIEVDLTDAAKLAAAVATLPQVDAIVHAAGFMRTAVLGELNPEDGEGMWRIHVQAACVLANALMPTLPDGARIVLIGSRTAAGAPGRSQYAATKAAVVGMARSWAAELAPRGITVNVVAPGATETPMLNDPGRKGTPPRTPPIGRFIRPDEVAGMVSFLLGPDAGAITGQQILICGGASL
- a CDS encoding mandelate racemase/muconate lactonizing enzyme family protein, whose amino-acid sequence is MSVRIIDIREVTKPISSPIRNAYIDFSKMTSSLVAVVTDAFRDGKRVIGYGFNSNGRYGQGGLIRERFAPRILAADPASLLDDAGTNLDPNRVWAATMSNEKPGGHGERSVAVGTIDMAVWDAVSKIAGVPLFQLLAERHGVSANPRVFVYAAGGYYYPGKDLGALRAEMRSYLKRGYNVVKMKIGGASLEEDSARIEAVLQEIGPDAQLAVDANGRFDLDTAIAYAKMLRDYPLFWYEEAGDPLDYHLQATLAEYYPGAMATGENLFSHQDARNLIRYGAMRPDRDYLQFDCALSYGLVEYERTLEVLKTFGWSPSRCIPHGGHQMSLNIAAGLGLGGNESYPDLFQPYGGFPDGVKVIDGHITMPELPGIGFEGKADLYAQMSALAQP
- a CDS encoding Bug family tripartite tricarboxylate transporter substrate binding protein translates to MLFHRIFRSAAGALLACAAASAFAQGYPNKAVRVIIPFPPGGPTDTVGRMLAQKLSEQTGQSFIVDNRPGGQGIIGADAVAKGTADGYTLLFSASTFTTTPMTLRSSPYDVIKDFVPIALVGKGPLAVSVNKNLPVKNIKELIAYAQAHPGKMSFAIGSQASAGHLSTELLKRAGKIDYLVVPYKGSAPAYQDLIGGAIDGFIDPVLGALSYHKSGMVRVVAVTSKDRLPSMPDVPTVGETVPGYEFYSWYGLWGPAKLPADVTRRLNAEVNKALASELRGRLAEQGYLLSPGTPEDFARFEKEDMERSAKIVAEARIRAE
- a CDS encoding alpha-ketoacid dehydrogenase subunit beta; protein product: MAEINLVEAVNQALGHALAHDPRVVLLGEDIGVNGGVFRATAGLQARFGAERVIDTPLAESGIAGAAIGMAAMGLAPVAEIQFTGFIYPAIDHIINHAGRLRHRTRGRLSCPMVLRSPYGAGIHAPEHHSESPEAMFAHIPGIRVVIPSTPARAYGLLLAAMRDPDPVVFLEPTRLYRLFREEVPDNGEALPLDTCFTLRDGDDITLVSWGAMLQETQAAADLLLDEGIAAAVIDVATLKPLDMDTILESVARTGRCVIVHEAPRSAGFGAEIAANLADAGLYSLAAPVQRVTGYDTVVPMARLEYTYLPSVARIADAARKAMAA
- a CDS encoding dihydrolipoamide acetyltransferase family protein — encoded protein: MKIFKLPDLGEGLQEAEITEWHVKPGDTVAADQPLVSVETAKAIVEIPSPYAGQVAKLFAQPGEIVHLGAPLAGFEGAGGQEDAGAVVGDVKVGTQVVAEAPAALSRGGGAVRAVPAVRALARQLDVDLAMVTPTGADGIISAADVRRVAATLADLGPPEVLRGVRRAMALNMARAQSEVAAATVIDDADIHAWAPGTDTTIRLVRALVAGCRAEPGLNAWYESQTGRRHVPARIDVGIAVDLPEGLFVPVLRDTGKRDAADLRRGLDRMRADVRARTIAPEEMRGNTITLSNFGMIAGKYAAPIVVPPTVAILGAGRIHDAVVAAGGMPVVHRILPLSLTFDHRVVTGGEAARFLAAVIADLALAA